The following proteins are co-located in the Barnesiella propionica genome:
- a CDS encoding class I SAM-dependent methyltransferase: MAKITNDLNPKYDTDYHLDAADFMKRFADNSIDLVFYDPPYSLRQVSECYKNVGLDVTSETTQSSWRTKHINEIARIVKPNGIVMCFGWNSSGIGKKRGFELIEILLVAHGGSHNDTICTVERKLPTLF; this comes from the coding sequence TTGGCTAAAATAACCAATGACCTGAACCCCAAATATGATACAGACTATCATTTGGATGCGGCAGATTTTATGAAACGGTTTGCAGACAATTCCATTGACTTAGTTTTCTACGACCCTCCATATTCATTGCGACAAGTAAGCGAGTGCTACAAGAACGTAGGTTTAGATGTAACGTCCGAAACCACTCAAAGTAGTTGGAGAACTAAACACATAAATGAAATAGCAAGAATTGTTAAACCAAATGGTATAGTAATGTGCTTTGGTTGGAATAGTTCAGGTATTGGGAAAAAAAGAGGGTTTGAACTTATAGAAATATTGTTGGTTGCGCACGGTGGAAGCCATAACGATACTATTTGCACAGTAGAACGAAAGTTACCAACTCTTTTTTAA
- a CDS encoding nucleoside triphosphate pyrophosphohydrolase family protein, with protein MNKINLNKLRDKSYKTAYDHGFHDKDLSNEHYLCLVISELMEAVEADRKSKKSNRLKFEKEFSKYPALVEESKRFKCAFEKFIKDTVEDELADAVIRLFDLAGARNISFGIAVKDIVDDCIDDMAESCKDETFTESIYAISTLPVRYSGLYDFPTVINDMVLSIFGLAKHIGINLFWHIDQKMKYNELREKRHGKKY; from the coding sequence ATGAATAAAATCAATTTAAACAAATTAAGAGACAAATCCTATAAAACGGCTTACGATCATGGGTTTCACGATAAGGACTTGAGTAACGAGCACTATTTATGCCTTGTTATAAGCGAGCTTATGGAGGCCGTAGAAGCAGACAGAAAATCAAAAAAGAGCAATAGACTAAAGTTTGAAAAGGAATTTTCAAAATACCCGGCATTAGTAGAAGAATCCAAGCGTTTTAAATGTGCTTTTGAGAAGTTTATCAAGGATACAGTAGAAGATGAACTTGCCGATGCAGTCATTCGTCTATTTGACTTAGCAGGGGCTCGAAATATCTCCTTTGGAATTGCAGTTAAGGATATAGTAGATGATTGCATTGATGATATGGCAGAGTCATGCAAAGATGAAACATTCACAGAGTCCATTTATGCCATATCTACACTTCCTGTGAGATATAGCGGTTTATATGATTTCCCTACTGTCATTAACGATATGGTACTGTCTATCTTCGGACTTGCAAAACATATTGGTATTAACCTGTTTTGGCACATCGATCAAAAAATGAAGTATAACGAACTCCGAGAAAAAAGGCATGGGAAAAAGTATTAA
- a CDS encoding radical SAM family protein, with translation MGKKQFNGKAIYNPSGRAGEYSYWACNFFTGCSNKCDYCYCKRGVMSHIWSDIAKLKKCFKNEDDALRIFEKELLENLAKLQEHGLFFTFTSDPFLPETFDLTRKAISICIDNFIPVKVLTKRADFLDKLNGKWTAVHWSLSTMMKAYIAFGFTLTGHDELEPGASTNDERIATMRQLHEAGFKTWASIEPIVDFESSLSMIHKTIRFCDLYKVGLMSGRKYDWRELRGFILACTPLGSKFYFKDSFMNQATLERDNLPANCVGRGYNIFDKNE, from the coding sequence ATGGGAAAAAAACAATTTAACGGAAAAGCAATATACAACCCATCTGGTAGAGCCGGTGAATATAGCTATTGGGCATGTAACTTTTTCACAGGATGCTCCAACAAATGCGATTATTGTTATTGTAAGCGAGGCGTTATGTCTCACATATGGAGCGATATAGCCAAGTTAAAGAAATGTTTCAAGAATGAAGATGATGCGCTACGCATATTTGAAAAAGAATTGTTGGAAAACCTTGCCAAGCTTCAGGAGCATGGTTTATTCTTCACATTTACCAGCGATCCTTTTCTCCCTGAAACATTCGACCTTACACGCAAGGCGATATCCATCTGCATCGATAATTTCATTCCGGTAAAAGTATTGACCAAACGTGCCGACTTTCTGGATAAGTTGAACGGAAAGTGGACGGCCGTTCATTGGTCATTGTCAACCATGATGAAAGCATACATCGCTTTCGGCTTTACTCTGACTGGTCACGATGAACTTGAACCGGGCGCATCCACCAATGACGAGCGGATAGCAACAATGAGACAATTACATGAAGCCGGTTTCAAAACATGGGCAAGTATCGAACCAATTGTAGACTTTGAAAGCAGTTTGTCTATGATTCATAAAACCATTAGATTTTGTGATTTATACAAGGTTGGCTTGATGAGTGGAAGAAAGTATGATTGGCGAGAGTTGAGAGGGTTTATACTTGCTTGTACTCCTTTGGGAAGTAAATTCTACTTTAAAGATTCATTTATGAACCAAGCAACATTGGAAAGAGATAATCTTCCTGCAAATTGTGTAGGTAGAGGTTATAATATATTTGATAAAAATGAATAA
- a CDS encoding class I SAM-dependent methyltransferase, with product MSKSKIILDTCCGSRMMWFNKQNPLAVYMDIRKEEFTACDGRHIKVDPDLIADFRNIPYPDNSFKLVVMDPPHFKDVGENSYTAQKYGKLFPSWETDLKAGFDESMRVLEPYGIFIFKWNELQIPVSRIIEIFGVEPLFGHKSGKYSQTHWLCFMKLPINV from the coding sequence ATGAGCAAATCAAAAATAATATTGGATACCTGTTGTGGTTCAAGGATGATGTGGTTTAATAAACAAAATCCTTTGGCCGTATACATGGATATCCGTAAAGAAGAATTCACAGCCTGCGATGGTAGACATATTAAAGTGGATCCGGACCTGATTGCAGACTTCCGTAATATACCATATCCGGATAATTCTTTCAAACTCGTAGTAATGGATCCACCACATTTTAAAGATGTAGGCGAAAATAGCTATACCGCTCAGAAGTATGGAAAACTGTTCCCGTCGTGGGAAACTGATTTAAAAGCAGGATTCGACGAGAGCATGCGGGTTTTAGAACCTTATGGAATTTTTATTTTTAAATGGAATGAGCTTCAGATTCCGGTAAGCCGTATAATTGAAATATTTGGCGTTGAACCATTATTTGGGCATAAATCAGGAAAGTACTCTCAAACGCATTGGCTATGTTTTATGAAATTACCAATTAACGTATAA
- a CDS encoding PcfJ domain-containing protein, with the protein MIPKTKIQIEVARLSKKLTDISDKQTKWAYDHCIEHIGRISKKGITCLDCGHIWDEKPILLAKLESCKCPNCGHKLKVEETKKRVFKDSAYFGITTTHKGYQLFRLFFVSAKFFTNKSPEYSCHEVVQHWVSRNGKKVTLSVPRGGNLCYLDIWRWWERMEVRKYCHEVYNILPYKIYPAVKYLPEIKRNGFKGKYHGFHPADFFSLILGNNIAETLLKTGNIEWFKNFAHNQRQITRCWSAIKIAFRHKYEIKDRLLWLDYIDLLLYFHKDIRNPKVIFSDDLHNAHNKLVAKKREIQRKIDMEKKKKQAIQEEEAYKKNKGKYFGIAFSDDLINVRVLTSVQEFVEEGDNMHHCVYTNNYYKKNDSLILSATIGGKRIETIEISLNSFTIIQSRGPLNRNTEYHDRIIELVKKNMPLIRKKSTLKNSNHERSKQRTVSHVHL; encoded by the coding sequence ATGATACCGAAAACAAAAATACAAATAGAAGTAGCCCGGTTGAGTAAAAAACTCACGGACATATCCGATAAACAAACAAAATGGGCTTACGATCACTGCATAGAACATATAGGCCGGATATCGAAGAAAGGAATCACTTGCTTGGACTGCGGTCACATATGGGATGAAAAACCGATACTCCTTGCAAAACTGGAGAGCTGTAAATGTCCGAATTGCGGTCATAAGTTGAAAGTAGAAGAAACAAAAAAACGTGTATTTAAAGATTCAGCCTATTTTGGAATAACAACAACACACAAAGGATATCAACTTTTTCGGTTATTTTTTGTCTCCGCAAAATTCTTTACCAATAAATCACCCGAATATAGCTGCCATGAAGTAGTTCAGCACTGGGTTTCCCGGAATGGGAAAAAAGTAACCCTTTCGGTACCCCGGGGGGGGAATCTGTGTTACCTGGATATTTGGCGATGGTGGGAAAGAATGGAAGTAAGAAAATATTGCCATGAAGTATATAATATTTTGCCTTATAAAATTTATCCGGCCGTGAAATACCTACCCGAAATTAAACGAAACGGATTTAAAGGAAAATACCATGGATTCCATCCGGCCGATTTTTTTAGTCTGATATTAGGGAATAATATAGCAGAAACCCTTTTGAAGACAGGGAATATCGAGTGGTTTAAAAATTTTGCGCATAACCAACGTCAAATTACAAGATGCTGGTCGGCCATAAAAATTGCATTCCGGCACAAATACGAAATAAAAGATAGGTTGCTATGGCTCGACTACATCGATTTACTCCTCTATTTTCATAAAGACATTCGCAATCCAAAAGTAATCTTTTCTGACGACCTTCATAATGCGCATAACAAACTTGTCGCTAAAAAAAGGGAAATCCAGCGAAAAATAGATATGGAAAAGAAAAAAAAACAAGCTATTCAGGAAGAAGAAGCATATAAGAAAAATAAAGGAAAGTATTTTGGAATAGCCTTTTCCGATGATCTTATAAACGTTCGGGTTTTGACGTCCGTACAGGAATTCGTAGAAGAAGGAGACAACATGCACCATTGCGTATATACAAATAACTATTACAAGAAAAATGACTCCCTGATACTTTCTGCAACCATCGGAGGTAAAAGAATAGAAACAATAGAGATATCACTAAATTCTTTTACCATTATTCAGTCTCGCGGGCCATTAAACCGTAATACAGAGTACCACGACAGAATTATAGAACTCGTCAAAAAAAACATGCCTTTAATTCGAAAAAAATCAACCTTAAAAAACAGTAACCATGAAAGAAGTAAGCAAAGAACAGTATCTCACGTTCATCTATAA
- a CDS encoding PcfK-like family protein has protein sequence MKGTEHFKVVIKNYLDKRAKEDPMFTVTYANPLKNIDDCITYILNTVRSTGKNGFTDDEVYSMAVHYYDEDDIKVGKAINCNVVVNHSVDRLKQDKNETKQSKVQMFQDTRKMENQRRKNKKEKNNNQQLNLFDLL, from the coding sequence ATGAAAGGAACAGAACATTTCAAAGTAGTTATCAAGAATTATCTTGATAAGAGGGCTAAAGAAGATCCTATGTTTACTGTTACGTATGCCAACCCCCTAAAAAACATTGATGACTGTATCACCTATATTCTGAATACGGTCAGATCCACCGGTAAAAATGGCTTTACCGATGATGAGGTGTATTCTATGGCCGTGCATTACTACGATGAAGATGATATCAAAGTAGGGAAAGCTATAAACTGCAATGTAGTTGTTAACCATTCTGTAGATCGGCTTAAACAAGATAAGAATGAAACTAAACAGTCAAAAGTACAAATGTTTCAAGACACTCGGAAAATGGAAAATCAACGCCGGAAGAATAAAAAAGAAAAAAACAATAACCAACAATTAAATTTATTCGACCTGTTATGA
- a CDS encoding P-loop NTPase family protein, with protein sequence MAAYKAEVEFRHRTFIPDDATKQHIEEVARWITSNDSKFGIFICGICGNGKTTMVLAIRSIINFLYEKDTANAKAICLVTATELCEMAKNNYEKYCNIMKYEMLAIDDMGKDAVEILHYGNVSRPLIDLLSYRYDKQLFTIVTTNMPPNDIAKYYDERIADRFREMMHSIAFENESYRI encoded by the coding sequence ATGGCAGCCTATAAAGCAGAAGTAGAGTTTCGTCATCGCACATTTATTCCGGATGATGCAACAAAACAGCATATCGAAGAAGTAGCCCGGTGGATTACCTCAAATGATAGTAAATTTGGAATATTCATTTGTGGAATTTGTGGAAACGGCAAAACCACAATGGTACTTGCCATCCGTTCCATCATTAATTTTCTCTACGAAAAGGATACTGCCAATGCAAAAGCTATTTGCCTCGTAACGGCCACTGAGTTGTGTGAGATGGCGAAAAATAACTATGAGAAATATTGCAATATCATGAAATATGAAATGCTTGCCATTGACGATATGGGTAAAGATGCGGTAGAAATCCTCCACTATGGAAATGTCAGTCGGCCACTTATAGATTTACTTTCATATCGGTACGATAAACAATTGTTTACGATTGTAACCACCAATATGCCTCCAAATGATATAGCAAAATATTACGATGAAAGGATTGCCGATCGTTTCCGAGAGATGATGCATAGTATTGCATTTGAAAACGAATCCTATCGTATATAA
- a CDS encoding DUF4373 domain-containing protein: MARPFKKGIDYFPFDIDFFIDEKISAISGEFGIKGEITVIKLLCAVYRNGYYAEWNDMLKYKLLKELTGISSELIEQIVQRLVKWDFFDKNLFNSEKILTSRGIQKRYFQAIKRRSVIDKFPYLLIDKKETTSVAQLHLKSEQTYSSAGDGRGEKLEYQFIADMKASPIWIEQMMMKYQITNKDVIYTRIDAFMLDCQCRAKKHNDLSDAKQHFCDWLRIQIENEKKKNVSNKQDNKNRRRGSVVSTSEKKDYNTSF; this comes from the coding sequence ATGGCGCGTCCATTCAAAAAAGGAATAGATTATTTCCCTTTCGATATTGATTTTTTTATTGATGAAAAAATTTCAGCCATATCGGGAGAGTTCGGGATTAAAGGAGAAATCACGGTTATCAAGCTGCTTTGTGCGGTATATCGTAATGGATACTATGCAGAGTGGAATGATATGTTAAAGTACAAACTCCTGAAAGAACTGACAGGGATATCTTCTGAGCTTATAGAGCAGATAGTACAACGCTTGGTTAAATGGGATTTCTTCGATAAGAACCTTTTTAATTCGGAAAAAATACTTACAAGTCGGGGCATACAGAAGCGCTATTTTCAAGCCATCAAACGTAGGTCTGTGATAGATAAATTTCCTTATCTCTTAATTGATAAAAAAGAAACGACATCAGTTGCACAACTGCATTTAAAATCCGAGCAAACGTATTCTTCTGCAGGAGATGGTAGGGGGGAAAAACTCGAATATCAATTCATAGCTGATATGAAAGCTTCTCCGATATGGATCGAACAAATGATGATGAAATATCAAATTACAAACAAAGATGTAATTTATACCCGCATTGATGCTTTCATGCTCGATTGCCAATGCCGCGCAAAAAAACATAACGATTTATCAGATGCCAAACAACATTTCTGTGATTGGTTAAGAATACAAATTGAAAACGAAAAGAAGAAAAATGTTAGCAATAAACAAGACAACAAAAATAGACGTAGAGGATCTGTCGTCAGTACTTCTGAAAAAAAAGACTATAATACCTCGTTTTAG
- a CDS encoding DUF1064 domain-containing protein yields the protein MKQQQITIKQFRTLAQKQSKNNSRTNKYHAQKVGSYASKKEYHRSNQLKLMQRAGLISNLREQVRYELIPAQRDASGTLIEHSCTYIADFVYNDIQGVLKVEDTKGVRTKEYIIKRKLMLLVHGIKIKEV from the coding sequence ATGAAACAACAACAAATAACAATTAAGCAATTTCGGACTTTAGCACAGAAACAGAGCAAAAATAACTCCCGCACAAATAAGTATCATGCCCAAAAGGTAGGAAGCTATGCTTCTAAAAAAGAGTATCATCGCTCCAATCAGTTGAAACTGATGCAACGTGCCGGACTTATTTCCAATTTGCGTGAACAGGTGCGCTATGAACTCATTCCCGCACAACGGGATGCGTCAGGAACACTTATAGAACATTCATGCACCTATATTGCCGATTTCGTTTATAACGATATTCAAGGTGTTCTCAAAGTAGAAGACACCAAAGGTGTACGGACAAAAGAATATATCATCAAGCGGAAACTCATGTTGCTTGTTCATGGCATAAAAATTAAGGAAGTCTAA
- a CDS encoding RNA polymerase subunit sigma encodes MRKVVESRKSEIRYITSDPARMLNKFIARSVLKTWMEEFVDENTGKIVSIERNEILFEKGTLVDNDVLMQIRFWQEEGSVKDVEVSNQKRMSFVRKNQSLFPYKSVVKINDKRHSFLLYATSVQNALTILTDYIELNYNGGFTVSDIKELEYCIVLIDNLKTKKQRNDDINKAYLKNEISLEEFVESGMSEETLNEAEDSSKLKFYQIIARIVSHDDKEGDDEENGTFIVQTYTAVRANMLIKKYLLDQQEKQYQEALKHPERTFIKREINSFIEESKTIPIGRFIPVEFSQVYEYETTTNNN; translated from the coding sequence ATGAGGAAAGTTGTAGAATCGAGAAAATCAGAAATACGTTATATCACGTCCGATCCGGCGCGTATGCTTAATAAATTCATTGCACGTAGCGTATTAAAAACATGGATGGAGGAATTTGTGGATGAAAACACAGGAAAAATTGTGTCCATCGAGCGAAATGAAATCCTTTTTGAAAAAGGTACACTTGTCGATAACGATGTACTCATGCAGATACGTTTTTGGCAAGAGGAAGGTTCTGTTAAAGATGTTGAAGTATCCAATCAGAAACGGATGTCTTTTGTTAGAAAAAATCAATCACTGTTTCCCTACAAATCAGTAGTAAAAATCAATGATAAACGACACAGTTTTCTGCTTTATGCCACGTCTGTACAGAATGCTTTAACAATCCTCACCGATTATATAGAACTGAATTACAATGGTGGATTCACTGTTTCCGATATAAAAGAACTCGAATATTGCATTGTACTGATTGACAATCTCAAAACAAAAAAACAGAGGAACGATGATATAAACAAAGCCTATCTTAAAAATGAAATCTCCTTAGAAGAATTTGTTGAGTCTGGAATGAGTGAAGAAACCCTGAACGAAGCAGAAGACAGTAGTAAGCTGAAATTTTATCAGATCATCGCCCGTATTGTCTCTCACGATGACAAAGAAGGAGATGATGAAGAAAATGGCACATTCATCGTACAGACCTACACAGCCGTTCGTGCCAATATGCTTATAAAAAAATACCTCCTTGACCAGCAGGAGAAACAATATCAGGAAGCATTAAAACATCCTGAGCGAACTTTTATCAAGCGTGAAATAAATTCTTTTATCGAAGAAAGCAAGACAATTCCCATCGGACGCTTTATACCTGTGGAATTTTCACAAGTTTACGAATATGAAACAACAACAAATAACAATTAA
- a CDS encoding DEAD/DEAH box helicase: protein MIKLQHNLKIEPYPYQNEGILFGLEKKRLIIGDEPGLGKTLQSIGIADTANAYPCLVICPSSLKINWQREFEKLTDKKALVLDNSTRTTWPYLLQMGIYQIAIVNYESLRKYFVWDIKGRKSFRLKDVVFCPQIKLFRSIIIDESHRVKDPAAQQTIFTKGITTGKKYIILLSGTPVVNKPEDLVSQLSIMERLTEFGGKAKFLADYAEGENLGNLSAELYERCMIRREKRSVLADLPDKTRVDLYVDISNVDEYRLAQEDLAGYLRQYKECTDSEIRRKMRMEALVKFMTLRSLSAKGKVKQAVDFINVFLDSGKKLIIFCSLHEIVDELKKLFPCEVSVTGRDSVVSKQAAVDSFQQNPDTKLIICSIKAAGVGLTLTASSNVAFVEFPWTYADCCQCEDRAHRIGQKDNVTCYYLIGRGTIDRVLYNIINDKKSIANQIMAANDDIPTDELYFDELTNMILTDGSM, encoded by the coding sequence ATGATAAAATTGCAACATAATCTTAAAATCGAGCCATACCCTTACCAAAATGAAGGTATATTATTCGGGCTTGAAAAGAAACGCCTTATCATAGGCGATGAACCGGGGCTTGGAAAGACATTACAAAGCATCGGCATTGCCGATACAGCCAATGCCTATCCCTGTCTGGTAATCTGTCCTTCCTCTCTTAAAATAAACTGGCAGCGTGAGTTTGAAAAACTTACCGATAAAAAAGCATTAGTCCTCGATAATAGTACACGCACAACCTGGCCTTATCTCCTGCAAATGGGAATATATCAGATAGCCATTGTCAATTATGAAAGCTTACGCAAATATTTCGTGTGGGATATTAAAGGCCGGAAGTCCTTCAGGCTGAAAGATGTTGTATTCTGTCCGCAGATTAAGTTATTTCGTAGCATTATCATAGATGAAAGTCATCGCGTCAAAGATCCTGCAGCACAACAAACAATTTTCACCAAGGGCATAACAACCGGTAAAAAATACATCATCCTCTTATCTGGTACTCCGGTAGTCAATAAACCGGAAGATCTCGTATCTCAGCTTTCCATCATGGAAAGGCTCACGGAGTTCGGCGGTAAGGCAAAGTTCCTCGCTGACTATGCAGAAGGCGAAAACCTTGGGAATCTCTCTGCTGAACTGTACGAGCGTTGTATGATACGTCGTGAAAAACGTAGCGTTCTTGCCGATTTACCCGATAAAACACGAGTAGACTTATATGTAGACATCTCAAATGTAGACGAATACCGACTTGCTCAGGAAGACCTTGCCGGGTATTTGCGGCAATACAAAGAATGTACCGATAGTGAGATACGTCGTAAAATGCGTATGGAGGCCTTGGTTAAGTTCATGACATTGCGCTCTCTCTCCGCCAAAGGTAAGGTTAAGCAAGCTGTTGATTTTATCAATGTATTTCTTGACAGTGGCAAGAAACTTATAATCTTCTGCTCCCTTCACGAGATTGTAGATGAACTGAAAAAGTTATTCCCTTGTGAGGTAAGTGTTACAGGTCGGGATAGTGTGGTATCTAAGCAAGCTGCCGTTGACAGTTTTCAACAAAATCCGGATACAAAACTAATCATTTGTTCTATCAAGGCCGCAGGCGTAGGATTAACACTAACAGCCTCTTCTAACGTGGCGTTTGTGGAGTTCCCTTGGACTTATGCAGATTGTTGCCAGTGCGAAGACCGGGCGCATCGTATCGGACAAAAAGACAACGTAACGTGCTATTATCTGATAGGACGTGGAACTATTGATCGAGTTTTGTATAATATCATCAACGATAAAAAGAGTATTGCAAATCAGATTATGGCTGCCAATGATGACATACCAACCGACGAACTCTATTTCGATGAGTTGACAAATATGATATTGACCGATGGAAGTATGTAA
- a CDS encoding PD-(D/E)XK nuclease-like domain-containing protein codes for METKLKQSNNPGEYYRRSEVSNSDLTELKNLLYPRVQYGDKEAAFRFGSLVDAIITEQKRVNYYRYTVDNEQYTEEEFNHAKEMHRALRMEASRDTFLAKVLEFADTQNFMVNHGQQFEYGEFSFTLDTRCKWDWWLPQFKFGGDLKTTFAESQAQFDEAVYFFDWDRSRAWYMDIAGSNRDFIYAISKKNCKIFKKYINRGDAIYNRGREKYEELAFQYWCLKLVI; via the coding sequence ATGGAAACGAAGTTAAAGCAAAGTAATAACCCCGGTGAATATTACAGACGAAGTGAGGTCAGCAACTCCGACCTCACCGAACTTAAAAATCTTTTATATCCTCGCGTTCAATATGGAGATAAAGAAGCGGCTTTCCGTTTCGGAAGCCTTGTCGATGCCATTATAACAGAGCAGAAAAGAGTAAACTATTATCGTTATACAGTCGATAATGAACAATATACCGAAGAGGAGTTTAACCATGCAAAAGAAATGCACAGAGCTTTGCGTATGGAAGCCAGTCGTGATACTTTCCTTGCCAAAGTTCTCGAATTTGCAGACACTCAAAACTTCATGGTGAACCACGGACAACAATTTGAATACGGTGAATTTTCCTTTACCCTTGATACCCGGTGTAAATGGGATTGGTGGTTGCCTCAATTTAAATTTGGAGGTGACCTTAAGACCACGTTTGCCGAAAGTCAGGCACAGTTTGACGAAGCAGTTTATTTTTTCGATTGGGACAGAAGCCGTGCATGGTATATGGATATTGCAGGTTCAAACCGGGATTTTATATATGCAATAAGTAAAAAAAACTGCAAAATCTTCAAGAAATATATCAATCGCGGTGATGCAATTTACAATCGTGGTCGTGAAAAATATGAAGAACTCGCATTCCAATATTGGTGCTTAAAACTTGTAATATGA
- a CDS encoding recombinase RecT: protein MSNIQLTVESINKLQPLDIVTDPSVRSRFIQIYNTLWGEGTGEAAYERESNYFSRLLSDNEKLRTSSTRFSIFTAFIDLAVCGLSLEPGTRALCYLQGRSYKIGEQLNDKGQKVGIYEGRCTLTISGYGELVMRIRSGQIRHADNPVLVYEEDEFSFSDRDGRKSVDYICHLPHKSNNIIACYMHITRADGTDDYSIMSEQDWMRLKIYSAKNNRRWNNDTRSYDEIPNDLYTANNGTIDTSFLMAKCIKHAFKTYPKVRIGKNTELETQQPEKPEIDDYYGMEEDQAHDPQPFGNTSDTSAGITVNPSETSSTDDDGAF, encoded by the coding sequence ATGAGCAACATTCAATTAACCGTTGAAAGTATTAACAAACTTCAACCATTAGACATTGTGACGGATCCTTCAGTACGTTCAAGATTTATCCAAATCTATAATACCCTTTGGGGTGAGGGTACAGGAGAAGCAGCCTATGAGCGTGAAAGCAACTACTTCAGTAGGTTGCTCTCCGACAATGAAAAATTGCGTACCTCATCGACACGTTTTTCAATCTTTACAGCTTTCATCGACTTGGCCGTTTGCGGTCTTTCCCTGGAGCCGGGCACACGAGCCTTGTGTTACCTGCAAGGCCGTAGTTACAAGATTGGCGAACAATTGAACGACAAAGGACAAAAAGTTGGCATATACGAAGGCCGTTGCACACTCACCATTTCCGGATATGGAGAACTGGTCATGCGTATACGTTCCGGACAGATACGGCACGCCGATAACCCCGTTCTGGTATATGAAGAAGACGAGTTCAGTTTCTCAGACCGTGACGGCCGTAAATCTGTCGATTACATTTGCCACTTGCCACATAAGTCCAATAACATTATTGCATGTTATATGCATATAACCCGTGCCGACGGAACTGACGATTACAGCATAATGTCCGAACAGGATTGGATGCGTTTAAAAATATATTCAGCAAAAAATAATCGCCGTTGGAACAATGATACCCGCTCGTACGATGAAATACCCAATGATCTCTATACTGCCAACAACGGCACTATAGATACAAGTTTCCTAATGGCAAAATGTATAAAACACGCTTTCAAAACATACCCGAAAGTACGTATAGGCAAAAATACCGAATTAGAAACACAACAACCCGAAAAACCGGAAATTGACGACTATTATGGTATGGAAGAAGATCAGGCCCATGATCCGCAACCATTTGGTAATACTTCCGATACCTCTGCCGGGATAACCGTCAATCCGTCCGAAACATCCAGTACAGATGATGATGGAGCGTTCTGA
- a CDS encoding helix-turn-helix domain-containing protein, with the protein MTDKMEKIFAEIHATLDGIKADNEASNRRREILKKNVWDIEELALYLRRSVDRVRRMAHGRVFPSYKQNGSYYFKREEIEAWLTENRIKSVDETNAQASLYTLKKRK; encoded by the coding sequence ATGACTGATAAAATGGAAAAAATCTTTGCCGAGATACATGCCACGCTTGACGGTATCAAGGCCGACAACGAGGCGAGCAACCGCCGCCGCGAGATTTTGAAAAAAAATGTGTGGGACATTGAAGAACTTGCACTATACCTGCGCCGCTCGGTAGACCGTGTGCGCCGTATGGCTCATGGTCGCGTCTTTCCAAGCTACAAACAGAACGGCTCATACTATTTCAAGCGTGAGGAAATCGAAGCATGGCTAACGGAAAATCGCATAAAGTCGGTTGACGAGACTAATGCACAAGCCTCTCTTTACACTCTCAAAAAGCGCAAATAG
- a CDS encoding helix-turn-helix domain-containing protein: protein MNIRKLRQLVKDSGKTKVQIAKLSGITRVTLDNALQGGDIRVSIIESLAKTLGVRVGVFFDEDAIGQNAIAQGQSSVAAINSDVIIGQNVLLEEKVKHLEEIIAEKERLINILMERK from the coding sequence ATGAATATCAGAAAGTTAAGACAACTCGTAAAAGACAGTGGAAAAACGAAGGTTCAAATAGCAAAGCTAAGTGGGATAACGAGAGTTACACTTGATAACGCTTTACAGGGAGGTGATATAAGAGTTAGTATCATCGAGTCTCTTGCAAAGACTTTAGGTGTTAGAGTAGGTGTTTTTTTTGACGAAGATGCAATTGGGCAAAACGCAATAGCACAGGGGCAAAGTTCTGTTGCAGCCATTAATAGCGATGTGATAATAGGTCAAAATGTTTTGCTTGAAGAAAAGGTGAAACATTTAGAGGAAATTATTGCAGAAAAGGAACGACTTATTAACATTTTAATGGAAAGGAAATAG